From Microbacterium invictum, the proteins below share one genomic window:
- a CDS encoding N-acetyltransferase — protein sequence MIAPTTHADVLSLVYDDILRPSFPDAELLERDAFLHAAETGGLEVLVSTDGRHIQGAIVGEQHDRAVLIAWLAVGAQGRSGGVGGALLRAGVAHWLAQPATDIVLAEVERPDIFDPHPVYGDPSRRLAFYARTSAGVLDLPYFQAPMGPGLPRVHGLLLTVLGTADAAPAPRRLNRAETAAVQEYLHDVLGSDPEAAPVIAAATKDDGIRLLPLADYAVTPLSGGLSPRS from the coding sequence ATGATCGCACCGACGACGCACGCGGATGTACTGAGCCTGGTCTACGACGACATCCTGCGACCGAGCTTCCCCGACGCGGAACTGCTCGAACGCGACGCGTTCCTGCACGCCGCCGAGACCGGTGGCCTCGAGGTTCTCGTCTCCACAGACGGGCGCCACATCCAGGGGGCGATCGTCGGCGAGCAGCACGACCGCGCGGTCCTCATCGCCTGGCTCGCTGTCGGAGCGCAGGGCCGCAGCGGCGGCGTCGGCGGTGCACTGCTTCGCGCCGGCGTGGCGCACTGGCTGGCACAGCCGGCCACCGACATCGTGCTCGCCGAGGTCGAGCGCCCCGATATCTTCGACCCGCACCCCGTATACGGCGATCCGTCGCGGCGCCTGGCGTTCTACGCCCGGACGAGCGCCGGCGTCCTCGACCTGCCCTACTTCCAGGCGCCGATGGGCCCGGGCCTGCCCCGCGTGCACGGCCTGCTTCTGACCGTCCTGGGCACGGCGGACGCCGCGCCCGCACCTCGACGGCTCAACCGGGCGGAGACCGCGGCGGTCCAGGAGTACCTGCACGATGTGCTCGGTTCCGACCCGGAGGCCGCGCCGGTCATCGCCGCCGCGACGAAGGACGACGGCATCCGCCTGCTCCCGCTGGCGGACTACGCGGTCACCCCGCTGTCGGGCGGGCTCAGTCCGCGCTCGTGA
- a CDS encoding TetR family transcriptional regulator: MSTAVPRSAAAGAARAGRPRATSRDTLAEAACELFLEQGFDATSIADIATRAGVSRSSFFNYFASKSDILWAALDERIDAFTTRLEADDAEADAAAAVRAALVELGEGFAPDSLALALANAGAMGLEEELERERALRRSRIAAVIAARLRAAGADPVRADVAAAAHAGAVLSAIEAWAHAGAGRVPLAQTLRNGLDAASPTLPGRVQQLRVVARAERFDDALAFYRDVLGLVEQESYQGDGGAQVVILAAGRATLELSNAAQIELIDRVETDGDAPSDDVRIAFEVADTVAMTDRSANGGAAVEATARDTPWRSVNSRLRAPGGLQLTLFQELGPE; encoded by the coding sequence ATGTCCACCGCCGTGCCACGCTCAGCCGCAGCCGGTGCCGCCCGCGCGGGGCGGCCGCGCGCGACGTCGCGCGACACCCTCGCCGAGGCCGCCTGCGAGCTCTTCCTCGAGCAGGGTTTCGATGCGACGTCCATCGCTGACATCGCCACGCGCGCGGGGGTGAGCCGCTCGAGCTTCTTCAACTATTTCGCGTCCAAGTCCGACATCCTCTGGGCCGCCCTGGACGAGCGCATCGATGCGTTCACGACGCGACTGGAGGCCGATGACGCCGAGGCGGATGCCGCTGCCGCCGTTCGGGCGGCGCTCGTCGAGCTGGGTGAGGGCTTCGCGCCCGACAGCCTCGCCCTCGCGCTGGCGAACGCCGGGGCCATGGGCCTCGAGGAAGAGCTGGAACGGGAGCGGGCGCTCCGGCGCTCGCGGATCGCGGCAGTGATCGCCGCACGCCTGCGCGCGGCCGGAGCGGACCCGGTGCGCGCCGATGTCGCGGCGGCCGCCCACGCCGGTGCTGTGCTCAGCGCGATCGAGGCGTGGGCGCATGCCGGGGCCGGGCGGGTGCCGCTCGCGCAGACTCTGCGGAACGGGCTGGATGCCGCGTCTCCGACGCTCCCGGGTCGGGTGCAGCAATTGCGGGTCGTCGCCCGTGCCGAGCGGTTCGACGACGCTCTCGCGTTCTACCGGGACGTGCTGGGCCTGGTCGAGCAGGAGTCGTATCAGGGCGACGGGGGTGCACAGGTGGTGATCCTCGCGGCCGGCCGTGCGACGCTCGAACTGTCGAACGCTGCACAGATCGAGCTGATCGACCGCGTCGAGACCGACGGCGACGCGCCCAGCGATGACGTGCGCATCGCATTCGAGGTGGCCGACACCGTTGCGATGACGGACCGCTCGGCGAACGGTGGCGCGGCGGTGGAGGCCACCGCACGCGACACTCCCTGGCGGTCGGTCAACTCGCGGCTGCGGGCGCCCGGGGGACTCCAGCTCACCCTGTTCCAGGAACTCGGACCCGAGTAG
- a CDS encoding GNAT family N-acetyltransferase codes for MTIALTGVGFRPLTVPASIDADDAADFVEMMRVRNIVYAEIAGNDDEAMTPEALLPHYQPDPDETRHMWLVIRDGDVVGRVGVDIPHETGSKNAYWLIEILRAHHGAGIGSRAYDLVEQTAREYGRTVLQSWAEHPDASGERLTAPTGFGDIPRDRAARFYQRHGYALEQIERKSVLDFRTAMPLVEQHHLDALAASHGYRVVQWQAPTPAELRDGYAWVKSRMSTDVPAADMEFDEETWDAERIVRHDQRYLDGGQTVLVTAAQHVGTGELVAFNELVVGADRTAATHQEDTLVLKEHRGHRLGMLVKCAGLKTWHAEIAPDSPRVITFNAEENRPMLDINEAIGFAPASYSAGWKKVLA; via the coding sequence ATGACCATCGCACTCACCGGGGTCGGCTTCCGGCCCCTGACCGTGCCCGCCTCGATCGATGCCGACGACGCCGCCGACTTCGTCGAGATGATGCGGGTGCGCAATATCGTGTACGCGGAGATCGCCGGCAACGACGACGAAGCCATGACACCGGAGGCACTCCTCCCCCACTACCAGCCCGACCCCGACGAGACACGGCACATGTGGCTCGTCATCCGAGACGGCGACGTGGTCGGCCGCGTCGGCGTCGACATCCCCCATGAGACCGGATCGAAGAACGCCTACTGGCTCATCGAGATCCTGCGCGCTCACCACGGGGCCGGCATCGGATCGCGGGCTTACGACCTCGTCGAGCAGACCGCACGCGAGTACGGCCGCACCGTCCTGCAATCGTGGGCCGAGCACCCCGACGCCTCCGGGGAGCGCCTGACGGCACCGACCGGATTCGGCGACATCCCGCGCGACCGTGCCGCGCGCTTCTACCAGCGCCACGGCTATGCGCTCGAGCAGATCGAGCGCAAGAGCGTGCTCGACTTCCGGACGGCCATGCCCCTGGTGGAGCAGCACCACCTCGATGCCCTGGCGGCGTCGCACGGCTATCGCGTCGTCCAATGGCAGGCGCCGACGCCGGCAGAGCTGCGGGACGGCTATGCCTGGGTCAAGTCGCGGATGTCCACCGATGTGCCTGCGGCCGACATGGAGTTCGACGAGGAGACGTGGGACGCCGAGCGGATCGTGCGTCACGACCAGCGCTATCTCGACGGCGGGCAGACGGTGCTCGTCACCGCGGCACAGCATGTCGGCACCGGCGAGCTGGTCGCCTTCAACGAGCTCGTCGTCGGCGCCGACCGCACCGCGGCCACCCACCAGGAGGACACCCTCGTCCTCAAGGAACACCGCGGTCATCGGCTCGGCATGCTCGTCAAATGCGCTGGGCTGAAGACCTGGCACGCCGAGATCGCGCCCGACTCGCCCCGCGTGATCACCTTCAACGCCGAGGAGAACCGGCCCATGCTCGACATCAACGAGGCGATCGGGTTCGCCCCGGCGTCGTACAGTGCCGGGTGGAAGAAGGTGCTCGCGTGA
- the lipB gene encoding lipoyl(octanoyl) transferase LipB, with the protein MLDVQTVGLAPDYVPYLDGWALQRRIHAEVVAGDSPDTLLLLEHEPVYTAGARTARHERPTDGTPVVDVDRGGKITWHGPGQLVGYPIVRLPEPVDVVAHVRRLEDILIDVLQAYDVDGYRVDGRSGVWVRRPLSEDKIAAIGVRVQRGVTMHGFALNCDNSLAAYGSIIPCGIADAGVTTISEVVGADVSPADVQGTVASAFAASYATEVAA; encoded by the coding sequence ATGCTCGATGTCCAGACCGTCGGCCTCGCGCCCGACTACGTGCCGTATCTCGACGGCTGGGCGCTGCAGCGCCGGATCCACGCCGAGGTGGTGGCCGGCGACAGTCCCGACACCCTGCTGCTCCTCGAGCACGAGCCGGTGTACACGGCGGGTGCCCGCACCGCGCGGCACGAGCGTCCCACCGACGGCACCCCGGTGGTCGACGTCGACCGCGGCGGCAAGATCACGTGGCACGGCCCGGGGCAGCTTGTCGGCTATCCCATCGTCCGTCTGCCCGAACCGGTGGACGTGGTCGCGCACGTGCGCCGCCTCGAGGACATCCTCATCGACGTCCTGCAGGCGTACGACGTCGACGGCTATCGCGTAGACGGTCGCAGCGGCGTGTGGGTGCGCCGCCCGCTCTCCGAGGACAAGATCGCCGCGATCGGCGTCCGCGTCCAGCGTGGAGTGACCATGCACGGCTTCGCCCTCAACTGCGACAACTCGCTCGCCGCGTACGGCAGCATCATCCCCTGCGGGATAGCGGATGCCGGTGTGACCACGATCAGCGAAGTCGTCGGCGCCGACGTCTCCCCCGCCGATGTGCAGGGCACCGTGGCGTCCGCCTTCGCGGCGTCGTACGCGACGGAGGTCGCAGCATGA
- the ftsY gene encoding signal recognition particle-docking protein FtsY produces MAENSWSLGRALRGMFVKPTIDDSTWDDLETALLTADFGPDVTERIVDELREKVERFRTTDPRDLQRMLKETLEEHFAKFDTTLKLTERPAVVLVVGVNGVGKTTTIGKFAHYLQRFGRSVVVGAADTFRAAAVDQLATWAERGGAAIVRPQQQGQDPASVAFQTIDYAKQTGTEIVLVDTAGRLHTKGGLMDELTKIRRVIEKQAPISEVLLVLDATTGQNGVMQAEAFLQHAGVTGLVLTKLDGSAKGGFVLAVQERTGIPVKLLGQGEGIGDLTGFTPHVFAAALVE; encoded by the coding sequence ATGGCGGAGAACTCCTGGTCGCTCGGCCGCGCACTGCGCGGCATGTTCGTCAAACCCACCATCGACGACAGCACCTGGGACGACCTCGAGACAGCATTGCTGACGGCCGACTTCGGCCCCGACGTCACCGAGCGCATCGTGGACGAACTGCGCGAGAAGGTCGAGCGGTTCCGCACCACCGACCCGCGTGACCTGCAGCGCATGCTGAAGGAGACGCTCGAAGAGCACTTCGCGAAGTTCGACACGACCCTCAAACTCACCGAGCGTCCCGCCGTGGTCCTGGTCGTCGGCGTCAACGGGGTCGGCAAGACGACGACGATCGGCAAGTTCGCCCACTATCTGCAGCGCTTCGGCCGCTCGGTCGTCGTGGGCGCCGCCGACACGTTCCGCGCGGCCGCCGTCGACCAACTCGCCACGTGGGCCGAGCGCGGCGGAGCCGCGATCGTGCGTCCGCAGCAGCAGGGGCAGGACCCGGCATCCGTCGCCTTCCAGACGATCGACTACGCCAAGCAGACCGGCACGGAGATCGTCCTGGTGGACACGGCCGGACGGCTGCACACCAAAGGCGGCCTGATGGATGAGCTCACGAAGATCCGCCGTGTCATCGAGAAGCAGGCGCCCATCAGCGAAGTGCTCCTCGTGCTGGACGCCACGACCGGGCAGAACGGCGTCATGCAGGCCGAGGCGTTCCTGCAGCATGCGGGCGTCACGGGGCTCGTCCTCACGAAGCTCGACGGATCCGCCAAGGGCGGGTTCGTGCTGGCGGTCCAGGAGCGCACCGGCATCCCCGTGAAGCTGCTCGGACAGGGCGAGGGGATCGGCGATCTGACCGGCTTCACACCGCACGTCTTCGCGGCCGCTCTCGTGGAATGA
- the smc gene encoding chromosome segregation protein SMC has protein sequence MHLKSVTLKGFKSFAQPTTFVLEPGVTCIVGPNGSGKSNVVDALAWVMGEQGAKTLRGGKMEDVIFAGTATRGPLGRAEVQLTIDNADGALPIEYSEVTISRTLFRNGASEYAINGETCRLLDVQELLSDSGLGREMHVIVGQGRLDTVLQASPEDRRGFIEEAAGILKHRRRKEKTLRKLEAMETNLTRLSDLAGELRRQLKPLGKQAEIAREAATIAAVVRDAKARLYADELVALRTQLADHARNEQERHAERLVLQDEADQLKARLESLESQQQSEAVDKARAAAFALEQVQERLRGLYSLAGQRQSLLEDDGQLAVEVTTVSQAAIDEARTDIDDIAGGLGAAQDAAAAAGRDVIRARAELDALDSDIAAQSALVSEHDMRLTALRGAADAATSRLEAVRSAVERQQNALDAALQRRAEAEEALAGVDPGLVPESSSAEHAAAYERAQHDATDCEAKVGTLRERLHSAEREVESLAAQAAALGRALDVRNAAAELIARGGRGIRGIVGDAVKVQAGYEAAIAAALGSLAEGVLVDDAAAAVELARTARDADLGTVDIALAEADSMAPVLTGVAGAIPARDVVTAPAGVLGVLAYIAIVDDLSSAHEVGRALAAQGAGGPVTVVTRAGEVVTEYTVRAGSGAGRSRLELAAERDAARTRLTEIDVVADSLREALADAKQAWEQARARTKQMLQALREHDAALAAHTEQVNRATVRHEAALAECERLEAGLAQAQGAVADAETAARAADEQLERAVAAPRPILDASARDGMLATLEQARDAEMRSRLDVETLRERVRAGEARVVQLERQRERERSAAEEAARRAVIRRAQRELAAEVAEQLPPVLDSVDRSVTQARVELSLAEQTRSAVTAELTELRTHETNVRERLSGLTESVHGLELQMHEKRLHVTSLLERVASELSLDENILVSEYGPDQPIPADDGEGEPSRFDVAAQRRRLQDAERKLGQLGRVNPLALEEFAALEQRHAFLTEQLTDLTETRKDLLTIIEELDERMQTIFLAAFEDTRVAFGEVFPILFPGGTGSISLTDPDHPLTTGIEVAVRPVGKKIERLSLLSGGERSLAAVALLTAIFKARPSPFYILDEVEAALDDANLGRLLGVFEQLRESSQLIVITHQKRTMEIADALYGVSMRQDGVSAVVGQRVREREIA, from the coding sequence ATGCACCTGAAGAGCGTGACGCTCAAGGGCTTCAAGTCCTTCGCGCAGCCGACCACCTTCGTCCTCGAGCCGGGCGTCACCTGCATCGTCGGGCCCAACGGCTCGGGCAAATCCAATGTCGTGGACGCCCTCGCCTGGGTCATGGGGGAGCAGGGCGCGAAGACGCTCCGCGGCGGGAAGATGGAAGACGTCATCTTCGCCGGTACGGCGACGCGCGGGCCGCTCGGCCGCGCCGAGGTCCAGCTCACGATCGACAACGCCGATGGTGCGCTGCCGATCGAGTACAGCGAGGTCACGATCAGTCGTACCCTGTTCCGCAACGGGGCCAGCGAGTATGCGATCAACGGCGAGACCTGCCGGCTCCTGGATGTCCAGGAGCTGCTGAGCGACTCGGGCCTCGGACGGGAAATGCACGTCATCGTCGGGCAGGGACGCTTGGACACCGTCCTGCAGGCCAGCCCCGAGGACCGTCGCGGATTCATCGAAGAAGCCGCCGGCATCCTGAAGCACCGCCGTCGCAAGGAGAAGACCCTCCGCAAGCTCGAGGCGATGGAGACGAACCTCACCCGGCTGAGCGACCTCGCCGGCGAGCTGCGCAGGCAGCTGAAGCCCCTCGGCAAGCAAGCCGAGATCGCCCGCGAGGCGGCGACGATCGCGGCGGTCGTCCGCGATGCCAAGGCCCGGCTGTACGCCGATGAGCTCGTCGCCCTGCGCACGCAGCTGGCCGATCACGCGCGAAACGAGCAGGAGCGCCACGCCGAGCGCCTCGTGCTGCAGGACGAGGCCGACCAGCTGAAGGCTCGCCTGGAGTCCCTCGAATCACAGCAGCAGTCCGAGGCCGTCGACAAGGCACGCGCTGCCGCGTTCGCACTCGAGCAGGTGCAGGAGCGGCTGCGCGGGCTGTACTCGCTGGCCGGGCAGCGCCAGTCGCTGCTCGAGGACGACGGGCAGCTCGCGGTCGAGGTGACCACGGTGAGCCAGGCGGCGATCGATGAGGCGCGGACCGATATCGATGACATCGCCGGAGGGCTCGGCGCAGCGCAGGATGCCGCCGCCGCGGCCGGCCGGGACGTCATCCGGGCGCGTGCTGAACTGGACGCCTTGGACTCCGACATCGCTGCGCAGTCCGCGCTCGTCTCGGAGCACGACATGCGGCTGACCGCGCTGCGCGGGGCCGCCGATGCCGCGACCTCACGTCTCGAGGCCGTCCGCTCTGCCGTCGAGCGGCAGCAGAACGCGCTCGATGCCGCGCTGCAGCGTCGCGCGGAAGCAGAGGAGGCCCTGGCGGGCGTCGATCCCGGCCTCGTCCCGGAGAGCTCCTCCGCTGAGCATGCGGCGGCGTACGAGCGCGCGCAGCACGACGCGACGGACTGCGAGGCGAAGGTCGGCACGCTGCGGGAGCGACTGCACTCGGCCGAACGCGAAGTCGAGTCGCTCGCCGCACAGGCGGCGGCGCTGGGTCGTGCTCTGGATGTCCGCAATGCCGCCGCGGAGCTGATCGCGCGAGGCGGTCGCGGCATCCGCGGCATCGTCGGCGACGCGGTCAAGGTGCAAGCCGGCTACGAAGCGGCGATCGCCGCGGCGCTGGGGTCCCTGGCCGAAGGGGTTCTGGTCGATGACGCGGCCGCGGCGGTCGAGCTGGCGCGAACCGCACGCGACGCCGACCTCGGCACCGTGGACATCGCTCTGGCCGAGGCGGACTCCATGGCACCCGTGCTGACCGGCGTGGCGGGTGCGATTCCGGCGCGAGACGTGGTCACCGCGCCGGCGGGGGTGCTCGGGGTCCTCGCCTACATTGCGATCGTCGACGATCTCTCATCCGCCCACGAAGTCGGCCGCGCCCTGGCGGCGCAGGGGGCCGGCGGCCCGGTGACCGTGGTCACGCGTGCCGGCGAGGTCGTCACGGAATACACCGTCCGCGCAGGCTCGGGGGCGGGCAGGTCGCGCTTGGAGCTCGCCGCCGAACGCGACGCCGCACGGACCCGCCTGACCGAGATCGACGTCGTCGCCGACTCGCTGCGCGAGGCCCTCGCCGACGCCAAGCAGGCGTGGGAGCAGGCCCGCGCGCGCACGAAGCAGATGCTCCAGGCGCTGCGCGAGCACGATGCCGCGCTGGCGGCGCACACCGAGCAGGTCAACCGCGCCACGGTGCGGCACGAAGCGGCCCTGGCCGAGTGCGAGCGGCTCGAAGCAGGCCTCGCCCAGGCGCAGGGCGCCGTGGCCGACGCCGAGACTGCGGCCCGTGCGGCGGACGAGCAGCTGGAGCGGGCCGTGGCCGCACCGCGTCCGATTCTCGATGCCTCTGCCCGCGACGGCATGCTCGCCACTCTTGAACAGGCTCGGGATGCCGAGATGCGGTCGCGGCTGGATGTCGAGACGCTCCGCGAGCGCGTCCGCGCCGGCGAGGCGCGCGTGGTCCAGCTGGAGCGGCAGCGCGAGCGCGAGCGCTCCGCGGCCGAGGAGGCGGCCCGGCGCGCCGTCATCCGCCGGGCGCAGCGTGAGCTGGCGGCCGAGGTCGCCGAGCAGCTGCCGCCGGTGCTCGATTCGGTGGACCGGTCCGTCACCCAGGCGCGGGTGGAGCTGTCTCTCGCCGAGCAGACGCGCTCGGCGGTCACCGCCGAGCTCACCGAGCTGCGCACCCACGAGACGAACGTCCGCGAGCGCCTGAGCGGCCTCACGGAGAGCGTCCACGGACTCGAGCTCCAGATGCACGAGAAGCGTCTGCACGTCACCAGCCTGCTTGAGCGCGTGGCATCCGAGCTCAGCCTCGACGAGAATATTCTCGTTTCGGAATATGGTCCGGATCAGCCCATACCCGCCGACGACGGCGAGGGTGAGCCGTCACGCTTCGACGTGGCAGCGCAACGTCGCCGTCTGCAGGATGCCGAGCGCAAGCTCGGTCAGCTCGGCCGCGTCAACCCGCTCGCACTCGAGGAGTTCGCGGCGCTCGAGCAGCGCCACGCCTTCCTCACGGAGCAGCTGACCGATCTCACCGAGACGCGCAAGGACCTGCTCACCATCATCGAAGAGCTCGATGAGCGGATGCAGACAATCTTCCTGGCGGCGTTCGAAGACACCCGGGTCGCGTTCGGCGAGGTGTTCCCGATCCTGTTCCCCGGCGGCACGGGCAGCATCTCGCTCACCGATCCCGACCATCCGCTCACCACCGGCATCGAGGTGGCCGTCCGCCCGGTCGGCAAGAAGATCGAGCGGCTGTCGCTCCTGTCCGGCGGTGAGCGGTCGCTCGCGGCGGTCGCGCTGCTCACGGCGATCTTCAAGGCGCGTCCGAGCCCGTTCTACATCCTGGACGAGGTCGAAGCAGCGCTCGATGACGCCAACCTCGGCCGATTGCTCGGCGTGTTCGAGCAGCTGCGCGAGTCGAGCCAGCTCATCGTGATCACGCACCAGAAGCGCACGATGGAGATCGCGGACGCGCTCTACGGCGTGTCGATGCGCCAGGACGGCGTGTCGGCCGTCGTCGGCCAGCGCGTGCGCGAACGCGAGATCGCCTAG
- the lipA gene encoding lipoyl synthase, with the protein MSACGAPASLPHTAPNGRKLLRLEIRNAETPIERKPEWIKTKAKMGPEYQALQALVKDEGLHTVCQEAGCPNIYECWEDREATFLIGGSQCTRRCDFCQIDTGKPDAYDTDEPRRVAESVQRMQLRYATVTSVARDDLPDTGAWLNAETVRRIHAQNPGTGVELLANEHNADPALLGQIFDARPEVFAHNVETVPRIFKRIRPAFRYERSLDVLTQARDAGLITKSNLILGMGEEPEEVVQALHDLHDAGTDIITITQYLRPSPRHLPVARWVKPDEFVEFKDEAERIGFLGVLAGPLVRSSYRAGRLWAQSMVSKGRAIPEELGHLAADIASGDRSFAQAV; encoded by the coding sequence ATGAGCGCGTGCGGCGCACCGGCATCCCTCCCCCACACAGCTCCCAACGGGCGAAAGCTGCTGCGGCTCGAGATCCGCAACGCCGAGACTCCCATCGAGCGCAAGCCCGAATGGATCAAGACCAAGGCGAAGATGGGCCCGGAATACCAGGCGCTGCAGGCGCTCGTGAAGGACGAGGGTCTGCACACGGTCTGCCAGGAAGCCGGCTGCCCGAACATCTACGAGTGCTGGGAGGACCGCGAGGCGACGTTCCTCATCGGCGGTTCGCAGTGCACCCGGCGGTGCGACTTCTGCCAGATCGACACCGGGAAGCCCGACGCGTACGACACCGACGAGCCGCGTCGCGTCGCCGAGAGCGTCCAGCGCATGCAGTTGCGCTACGCGACGGTCACCAGTGTCGCCCGCGACGACCTGCCCGACACCGGGGCATGGCTCAACGCTGAAACGGTGCGACGGATCCACGCGCAGAATCCGGGCACGGGGGTCGAGCTGCTCGCCAATGAGCACAACGCAGACCCCGCGCTGCTCGGGCAGATCTTCGACGCACGTCCCGAGGTGTTCGCGCACAACGTCGAGACGGTGCCGCGCATCTTCAAGCGCATCCGTCCCGCGTTTCGCTATGAGCGGTCGCTCGATGTGCTGACACAGGCTCGGGATGCCGGGCTGATCACGAAGTCGAACCTCATCCTCGGCATGGGCGAAGAGCCCGAAGAGGTCGTCCAGGCTCTCCACGACCTGCACGATGCGGGCACCGACATCATCACGATCACCCAGTACCTGCGCCCCTCGCCCCGGCACCTGCCGGTGGCACGCTGGGTGAAGCCGGACGAGTTCGTCGAGTTCAAAGACGAAGCCGAGCGCATCGGGTTCCTCGGCGTGCTCGCCGGTCCCCTCGTGCGTTCGTCCTACCGCGCGGGCCGGCTGTGGGCGCAGTCGATGGTCTCGAAGGGACGCGCCATCCCCGAGGAGCTCGGTCATCTGGCCGCCGACATCGCCTCGGGCGATCGGAGCTTCGCGCAGGCGGTCTGA
- a CDS encoding DUF2004 domain-containing protein — protein MAIEHDYFGLLESGPDGSIFWSEIVDFGDQRVTVDLTAPDQDDVSADALDVAAAMVSSLEAIDLRARNAMVDELDDRTSEVTEYILQQQEQMGEQLEEFLVDVSGDTHMDVIRSLELVSMTILADEHGGNDPFAVLEYALDRDATDEVLLVNLSSDGSVQSVTSAD, from the coding sequence ATGGCGATCGAGCACGACTACTTCGGCCTGCTGGAGTCTGGCCCGGACGGATCGATCTTCTGGTCGGAGATCGTGGATTTCGGCGACCAGCGGGTGACCGTCGACTTGACCGCGCCCGATCAGGACGACGTGTCCGCGGATGCGCTCGATGTGGCCGCGGCCATGGTGTCGTCCCTCGAGGCGATCGACCTGCGCGCGCGCAACGCCATGGTCGATGAGCTCGACGACCGCACGAGCGAGGTGACCGAGTACATCCTGCAGCAGCAGGAGCAGATGGGCGAGCAGCTCGAAGAGTTCCTGGTCGACGTCTCCGGCGACACCCACATGGATGTCATCCGCTCGCTGGAACTCGTGAGCATGACCATCCTGGCCGACGAGCACGGCGGCAACGATCCGTTCGCGGTGCTCGAGTACGCGCTCGATCGGGATGCCACGGACGAGGTGCTGCTGGTCAACCTCAGCTCCGACGGTTCGGTGCAGTCGGTCACGAGCGCGGACTGA